TTTTTTTGTTCAGTTTCCATCTCCCTTTTATAGGTTGACTTCTGCCTGACTTCAAGTTTCCATGAATTGTCGCAGTTTTGCTTATAGTGTCCTGAGGAGATTCTTGCCGGAGGAGAAGGTTGAGGCAGTGAAGGGTCTTGCTCTTACTGCCGATGGTAAGGGTGCAGTGTTTGACGTTCCTGCCGAAGACTTGGATACATTTCTTGCTGGTATGTTCAATGTCATAGAttgttagtttttaattttagtgtcaatagacttatcaaaaaaaaaaaaaaaatagtgtcaATGGTGTTATTAGCCCCAACTTCACATTTTCTAAGTCACATTCAAGTTAGCAAAGCTGCCCTCTTTCTCTTTCCCTGACACTTGGGCCTTGTTTGATTACAcggataagatgagatgaaataaaatgagatgaaagttgaataaaatattgttagaatataattttttaatataatttttgttttgggatttgaaaaaattgaattgtttattctattttgtgtgggagtttgggaaagttgtaatgattagatggaatggtttgtgtaaccaaatgaggcctTAGCTTCCCAGCCTTTAATGGATGTggttgtttgattttattttggtgGAGGCTACATATACCAAAGGAAGGGTGACAACTTTGATCAGTACCCTTGGTCTTGAATCTGCCAAAGCGGTTGTAGCGAAATCAAACGACTCAGAGAAGTAACAGGCTGGTTTTTGTGAGACCTCTTTTCCAATTGATCTCCGTCAACTAATCTGCTTACTGAACTTTCTcacattcttttttcttttctgctcctctttcttctctttttttttccctgtcaAAGGATTGGATGGGTGAagagaagggagagagaagagggaaAGGGCATAGGTCTTTAGGccgtttttttaaaaagtgatccATTTCAAACATCAATTGCTTAAAAGGGGGTCACCTTCCACGCAAACCTCCTTTGGTTTCCCAGCAGTTTGCGTCTAACACTGCCTACAATTATCACTGTTGGTGGTAAAGACAGTTTGGTCTAACATCATAATCTATATGAGGGTGTGCATTCTATGATTGTTTATGTTTCTGAACTTCACTGAATAGCTTTCAGAGCTGTACTTGcaatttggcatttgtttaaCCCTGCTTTTGATGGTACAGTGAATCTTTGGTTTCTAATGGGAtgttttatatatcttttttgtttttgggttgcAGGTCAAGAAAATGCAGCCAACGTGAGCTTAGAGGTGTTGAATACATTGCCGCCCTTTCAGGAAAGAGAGCCGTCAAGAGGGGGAAGATTTGGTGGTGGTGGTCGGGGTGGCTATGGTGATAGAAGTTGGGGAAGGTTTTCTGGTGGACGGGGTGGCAGGGGTGGTGGCTTTTCTAGCAGAAGAAATGATAGATTCACCAATGGCTCTGGTGGGAGGGGTTATGGTAGCAACAACAAAAAATGGTGAAGAGCTTCTAAGCTGTCAGTATCAAGTAGTCAGTGGTCTGCATTGATTTGCAGTGGAGAGGAAGAGTTGTGCGTGATAACGAAGAAAATATTCGATATAGGGCCTTGTCATAGGAAACTTAAAATCTCTAGACATGCTCAGTATAGAATTCTTCCTTTTTTGGCcttcactttatttatttttttaaatttaaatcaaGCTTATTTATTTAGGCTTTGGGGATTTTTACTTCTCTCCCCATTTGCTTCTCATTTTTGGCTGCAAATGTAAGATCTTTCTCAAATCTGGTTATTGATTGActcatgagaaaaaaaaatagagtatattatattagattcTGTATCGATGTCGTGGCGATTCTTTTTGTCATGCATTACACAATTCGGGCATCGACCGGAAGCTCACTGAAACGAAAGATTAGAACAAAAAGCAGAAAgtactggaaaaaaaaaataaaagagtaaatAGTAGTGAAGGCTTCTTGACATGTGGAGAAGTAGATTAGTTTTCATTAGAGATGTTAACCTTCTCTGTTGCAACTTTTGGGTCCATAACATTGCATGGTACGACGTACGTGATGTGGGACTCGATCGGCTGGATGGATTTTCAGAAAAATGATATTGGCCTTTCCTACGTACAGTCGCCAGATGCAGACGGCTGTacgtaatgaataaaaaaaaattataaattttttttttatattcaaggggatctacatgaattataaaaagttataaaaataattttttttttcatgtagatctcgtattaattttttttttacagccgactgcacgccgactacaTCTACcgactgcaaaaaatatttctcaatgatatttatagttgtgattgcataatttttttgaaaaaaataaattaatataagatttatattttaaaaaattaattttttaatcataaaatatactttttattttttttttatttttaaagcgaTCACGATTACATGAATAGTTACTCTTTTCAGAATCTCTTTTGAACGGCAATTATGGGCGTAAGCCTGCTTGCACTTTGAATCCTGTAGCTACTTCGAACATTTTTTCAATCTACTTTTGAGTGGGTATCTCATCAATAGCAATTATCGTTACCTTCTGCAGAAAGAAACGGAAACTGACAAAATGACGAAAACAGGAAAAAGAAGATAGGAAGAACAGTCCACCGTCTCTGAACTCCCGTCTAATCTAtatctaatttaattattatagtattttaaatttttagataaaataaataaataattaaatttttttaaattttaaaataataataatattaaaaaatatattttaacaagaatgtaaataatagaatattctaaaaatactatattactattaattattttatatatatattttattatgattcattacaatttaatattttattattatttttttactatttattacttttttttactatttaatattttactttttttctttacatcatttttaatatttttaaatatttaaaaaataaaaaattcataatattattaaataatatttttcaagaaaaattttatatactataatgatattttatttttattctattaaataagatgtgatatatttattattattgaatgatcatttattatatatatctttattatCATATAGTTATAAatgtgttatattttatttaatataataaaataaaaataagatgagagtgtgatatataatattatttatttcttaattactaattataaaataaatagatagataaataaataaataaataataataataataataaaaactggCAGCGGCAGCTGCTCCCCCCCACCCCAAGCGGGGTCCGTGCTTTTTTCATACAAAAAATTTACACAAcaatctcatatttttttacattattaaaaaatataaatttattattttatcttttattattttagactGATATATTGTGTGTAGCAGTGCTCGTTTCCATACCCACAAATCTGTCCTGCCCCTTTTCTCTGTCCTTTCATATCCCAAACTAGAAGCAAGgagcagcattttttttttttttttttggtcctcCCGAATCCGAAACGAGCTCAGTGCCCTGTACGAATCTGAAACTGAAATCTGAAAATTTCTACTTATAGTTCTTATTCATCGTCATGGGATACTTCAGACGAACAAAGTTCTCCCTCGATGCTTTTCGGAATTTCACTTCCAGGATCATATCCAATGCTTCAATCCAAGAACCCAGTTCGAGAATTTCCCAAACTGGGTCTTCTATATTTTCAGCCAATACAGCCAAGTCTTCCCAGTTTTCTTTATACTCCTCCATTTTTTCTCAGAAAAGGGGTTTACAAGTTGCACCAAATAGATTTCGTAACATTCAGTTCAATCAGAACAATCCCTTTCTTGGTGGCGCTAAGAAATATTACTATGTCGATAGGTACCGCGTTCAGCATTTCAAGCCTCGTGGACCCCGGCGTTGGTTTCAGAACCCGAGAAACGTGCTGATTGTGGTTCTGGTAGGTTCTGGGGTTGTGATCACTGTGTATTTCGGGAATTTGGAGACTATCCCATATACCAATCGAAAACATTTCGTGCTTCTATCGAGAAGCATGGAGAGGAAGCTCGGGGAGACACAATTCGAGAACATGAAGGCGACCTTTAAGGGCAAAATATTGCCGGCGATACACCCGGAAAGCGTGAGGGTGAGACTGATAGCCAGGGACATCATTGAGGCGTTGCAGAGAGGGCTGAGGAATGAGAACGTATGGACTGATTTGGAGTATGCTTCCGAGAGTGTTGGCGGGGTGCACGAGGCGAAGGCCCATGAGACCTTGATGGCGTTGAAAGACAGTGAGGAAGGGAAGTGGTTTAAAGAGGATGAAATTCTTGATGATGAGTGGGTTCACCAGAGCAGGAAGAAGGGACTGGAGAGAGGGTCTAAACCAGAAACATCGCATTTGGAAGGATTGAATTGGGAAGTTTTGGTGGTTGATGAGCCTGTTGTTAATGCGTTCTGCTTACCGGGTGGGAAGATTGTCGTGTTTACAGGTTTGCTCGAGCATTTTAGAAGTGATGCTGAGATAGCAACAATACTTGGGCATGAGGTAGATATACGTTTTGTTTGGCCCCACTCATAATAATATGCGGGGGTTAAAGATTTCTGATTGTTTTGTGTTCTTTTAAACTGTTATGTGAGAAagcttgttttgattaattagGTTGGGCATGCTGTGGCTCGACATTCCGCGGAGTCGATCACAAAGAACCTTTGGTTTGCAATTATACAACTTATACTTTATCAGTTTGTTATGCCTGACATTGTCAACACAATGTCTGTTCTTTTCCTAAAGCTTCCCTTCTCTCGGAGGTACACCATGTTGCTTTGCACTTTTTCGAGTGAAATTCTGAATTccgttattttattttatttttttatgatcttcCGCGAGATGCATATATTGGAAAGTTACATTTGGATACCATGTAAATACCAGCTCTCCTTATACCGTCATCAACTGGAAGACAACCATACCAGGCCTTCCACATAATAATTGACATTTTACCCGACAAAGATGGGTGCCACACCCATTTCATCCAAGGAATTTTAGGAGAACAAATTCGTATACATTCCCATGCACTACGAGTTGAAAAACTCCCTTGAGAATTTGGCAGCCAAATAAGAATATCTTTACCAGGTTTAACGCTGCCCAACTTATCCAAAATTTGATCAGTTTTTTCAATTCCTACCAAATGATCAAATATCTCAACATTCCATCCATTTTCCGTTTTGCaatcctataacaagatctccGGCACTTCGCTGATAGGATGATGAGCAATAACCGGAGCATCAGTGAGCCATTTATCTTTCCAGAATGACACATTTCCTTCCCTCACCTTCCACTTAGAAAAATGAGCAACTGAAGGAAGATGAAACAAAAGCATTTTCCAAAACTTTGATCCCTTCATAGGATGAACCATAGAAATATGCTGATTACCCACATATTTAGCAAGAAAAAACTGAGCCCAAGTTGATTTCCCTTGGAGAAGATTCCAAGTCAACTTCATGTGCACATGAAGCTTGCACTTCCTGTAATTTTCGAAGCCCCACCCCGCTCTCTAACACTGGTCTACATAAATCATCCCAAgccctccatttttttttcggCTTACCTTGTTTTAACTATTGTTTCAGAACCGCTTTTCACTTCATGCTCCAAATATTTGGTTCTATTTTTATAGGACTTCATTATGATTAGAactaaaaaagtgaatgatttaCGCCCATGTAGATCTGTCTTTCTCATACAGTTTTGGGACTTCTTGGACGTTTGACTTACAAGAATTATTGACTATAGCCAAATTCTCTTCAGAAAAGCCTCAATGTTACAAGGATCCATAATAAGTTTAGTTTAGTGCCGGTATTATATGCAAGTGAAAGGATTTAAGTCGTTCGACATCAGCAAGTGGTTAACAAGGCAGCATGATAATCCAAACGGTGTACTTTGGGGCTAGTGTCAGTATTGATGTGGTGTTGCGGGCTGTGTAGATGTGTACATGCCAAATAGGATCAACCATAGGAACAAACACAGCAAAGGAATTTGTAGCATGATAAAGATGGTGGAAACATGGGGCCTTTTCACAGTCTTCACACGGAAATAAGGCAAAAAAGCTCTATCCATTGCTGTTAATCTTGAAAAGGCCCCGTGTGAAAGACATCTTtgtaaagagaaatattttagccacaaagatatttcacaaaaataaacatacaaactaatgtgatttgatatagtacgtcagattgtacagttatttttatagtaaagtaaatctaacgtatTACATGAAATCACGttagtttgtaagtttatttttcacttctTGCAAGTAAATAGGCAGATATTGCAAGTGTGGAAAAGAAATTACGTCCATAGTCCTAGTAATGGACCTTAATATCTTAAGAGTTTCTAAAGAGCTCAAGTTCCTTCAAAATGGTGTAgctttcttcaaatatttgctGGACATTGAATAAGTTCCAGTTCATAAAGttcattttttctctcatttgttTCCTATAACATCAGACCACAACCATATAAGGTTGAATCAATTAAGacattatttttacatttggcCAAGTTTGATTTCTTTTGCGGCAGTCCCTAAGAATGTAAACAAACTTAGGTTGCTTTTGGATACTGAGGTGATCGGAGATAGTTCCATACGTTACACTagactcaacatccaaacgcacACAAGTAATGCTCATCTGAAGTGATCTGAAGTGGCTCATGTGTTTTTATCACTAATGGTTGAGAAGACAAATCACTGATGGGATCaactaaaaattctcataattaTTCCATCactacaacaacaaatcaaTCATTGATGAGACCCACTACCTTTTCAACTTCCCATGagttaaatacatctaaacttgcTTCATACATCCAAACAaatccaacacatatcaatgAGACCCACATTCTTACACAAAACCCACttaaacatcttaactcactactattcacatataaaCTCAGATCATCTAAGATACTCTTAGCATCCAAATGGTGCCTTACATTCTAGCGTTGAAAGATATCAGATATATTTGGTGCTCACAAAATTTCTACAGTTTCTGTCCTAGTCGGATGTAATTGTTTGGAATGAAACGGTAAGTGTGAATGTTGTAGACTTCCATAAGGTTCCTGGATAGATAATTTGCTTTTCCTTTCTGTTTTGAAAATGTTAGGTTGCCCTCCAAATGTGCCTCCCAAAAGTGCCAccttgtgcattttgttttttttttttaatgttaaaaaaaccACACAAATTCACCAGtgataacttttttaaatattaaaaaaaaaaacaaaatgcactaGGTGACACTTTTGGAGGGCAGCCAAACATTTTCCTTTGCATTATTAGTAGTATGTTGTGTGAGTGTGTTCACCCCTGCCTGCCCTCCTAGAGTTCCTGCTTAGGGTCAAGagtgaaaaaaagaagatacaCATATAAACTGAGTTCCACGGGTAACAATAAATGTTATGgaattcactttgtgcatatATCTCTCTTTCATTTTAGGCCCTAGATTTGAGGAAGAAACTCTAGGAGATCCAAATTCTCGAAGGGTGAGTGGTGGTAGAGTTTGGTGGTGCATTCCATTAATTATTAtgtattttcttgtttgttAAGCCACATGGTTTGCCACCGGAATCCTTTTAATCTCTTATTTCACATTTATGAATTGCTGTAAACCATATTCTCCTACTAGTATTTTATTAAGGATTAGTGGAGAGAATTATGAAAATTCTCTTGCCCAAACTTCAAATTGACGAATGTTCTTCATTACAAAGTTAGAGGAGGGAATAGGCTTTTAGTCTCACGTTCACCTGTGTTGCAAACCACTTATAGGGCAACACACTGGTGAAAATGAACTTATTTTCCTCCAGGTGCTCACCCTCACATAAATGATTTTCTGTGCAGGATGGAAATTGAAGCAGATTACGTAGGGCTGCTATTGATGGCTTCAGCTGGATATGATCCTCGTGTGGCCCCTAAAGTGTATGAAAAGTTGGGAAAGTTGACGGGCGATTCGAAACTAAGGGATTATCTTTCCACCCATCCGTCCGGAAAAAAGAGAGCTCAGATGCTGGCTCAAGCCCAAGTCATGGAAGAAGCTCTTACTATATACAGGCAAGTAAGAGCTGGTCGTGGGATTGAAGGTTTTCTGTAGGACAACACAAGCACCTAAGTGCAACTTCCTTAGGTCGGTCAAGCTTGAATCGAAGGCTTCCTGTTAAagatttttgttcattttatttGTTGAGATTTTTTGGTCTCTGTAACAGTATTTATGTGTAATGGGATTCTTCTCAACCCAGTCCTTTTTTTCTCAGCTGCAATAACCATTTTTGGACCCGAGGAGAATTCTCTGTTATAGagctagtttttttttcatttatttatgttgcataaataaaaacaatctggTCTTTTCAACCAGTATATAG
This is a stretch of genomic DNA from Carya illinoinensis cultivar Pawnee chromosome 3, C.illinoinensisPawnee_v1, whole genome shotgun sequence. It encodes these proteins:
- the LOC122303173 gene encoding uncharacterized protein LOC122303173, with the translated sequence MGYFRRTKFSLDAFRNFTSRIISNASIQEPSSRISQTGSSIFSANTAKSSQFSLYSSIFSQKRGLQVAPNRFRNIQFNQNNPFLGGAKKYYYVDRYRVQHFKPRGPRRWFQNPRNVLIVVLVGSGVVITVYFGNLETIPYTNRKHFVLLSRSMERKLGETQFENMKATFKGKILPAIHPESVRVRLIARDIIEALQRGLRNENVWTDLEYASESVGGVHEAKAHETLMALKDSEEGKWFKEDEILDDEWVHQSRKKGLERGSKPETSHLEGLNWEVLVVDEPVVNAFCLPGGKIVVFTGLLEHFRSDAEIATILGHEVGHAVARHSAESITKNLWFAIIQLILYQFVMPDIVNTMSVLFLKLPFSRRMEIEADYVGLLLMASAGYDPRVAPKVYEKLGKLTGDSKLRDYLSTHPSGKKRAQMLAQAQVMEEALTIYRQVRAGRGIEGFL